The proteins below come from a single Stutzerimonas stutzeri RCH2 genomic window:
- a CDS encoding YeeE/YedE family protein, which produces MNIDWGNFTPWTALAGGVLIGAAASLFVLLNGRIAGISGLLASLLDRGAEGRGEKLIFLLGVLLAPLLWMLFGALPVMEFQSGWIGLVVAGLLVGIGTRYGAGCTSGHGVCGISRLSPRSIVATLMFMAAGFVTVFVLRHLLGG; this is translated from the coding sequence ATGAATATCGATTGGGGCAACTTCACACCCTGGACCGCACTTGCCGGCGGCGTACTGATCGGCGCGGCGGCGAGCCTTTTCGTCCTGCTCAATGGCCGTATCGCTGGCATCAGCGGCCTGCTGGCCAGCCTTCTGGATCGGGGCGCCGAGGGGCGTGGCGAAAAGCTGATATTCCTTCTCGGCGTGCTGCTCGCTCCGTTGCTATGGATGCTGTTTGGTGCCTTGCCGGTCATGGAGTTTCAGTCCGGTTGGATCGGATTGGTGGTTGCAGGGTTGCTGGTTGGTATCGGCACGCGCTATGGCGCCGGCTGCACCAGTGGTCACGGCGTATGTGGGATCTCGCGGCTATCGCCTCGCTCGATCGTCGCGACCTTGATGTTCATGGCGGCGGGCTTCGTGACCGTCTTTGTCCTGCGTCATCTGTTGGGGGGATGA
- a CDS encoding rhodanese-like domain-containing protein, producing MKSAHDLVEQARTGIQEIPTSQAEAAIQAADVLIDVREPDEFREGHIEGALNIPRGVLEFKLSGAPELNARDLHVVLYCKTSGRAALAAASLQAMGYLNVKSIAGGFDAWVAAGRPVIKPNLPSFD from the coding sequence ATGAAAAGCGCCCATGATCTAGTCGAACAGGCCCGCACTGGTATCCAGGAGATACCGACGAGCCAAGCCGAAGCCGCGATCCAGGCAGCCGACGTACTTATCGATGTACGCGAACCAGACGAGTTTCGCGAGGGACATATCGAGGGTGCGCTGAACATCCCGCGTGGCGTGCTGGAGTTCAAGCTCAGCGGCGCGCCGGAACTGAACGCCCGCGACCTGCACGTCGTGCTCTACTGCAAGACCAGCGGCCGCGCCGCTCTTGCCGCGGCGTCCTTACAGGCAATGGGCTACCTGAACGTTAAATCCATTGCCGGAGGCTTTGATGCCTGGGTCGCAGCGGGCAGACCGGTCATCAAACCCAACCTGCCGAGCTTCGACTGA
- a CDS encoding YgaP family membrane protein: MKANVGTIDRTLRIVVGLALIGLSLAGVIGVWGWIGLLPLATGIFRFCPAYTLLGIKTCKACSKP; encoded by the coding sequence ATGAAAGCCAACGTTGGAACCATTGATCGGACACTACGTATCGTCGTCGGTCTGGCACTCATCGGCCTGAGTCTGGCGGGGGTAATCGGTGTGTGGGGCTGGATTGGCCTGTTGCCCCTGGCCACCGGCATCTTCCGCTTCTGCCCGGCTTATACGCTGCTTGGCATCAAGACGTGCAAGGCGTGCTCCAAGCCTTGA
- a CDS encoding ATP-binding protein — protein sequence MDVELKAFLLRAEDLLARIEPLLPSRPPSIDWERTLAARWQRDARSGYLAPLQVSLDMQLEDLIGIDRQRDLLAANTRQFVDGLPANHVLLWGARGTGKSSLIRALLAEYAASGLRLIEIERDHLADLPRVVEQLAGLQQAFVLFCDDLSFEAGEGDYRVLKSVLDGSLERAPENVLLYATSNRRHLVPERQSDNENWQMVDGELHPNEAVEDKIALSDRFGLWLSFYPFTQQHYLSVVRHWIDSLAGNAKLQWSWDEALEKDAIRWASGRGNRNGRCAYQYARQWVGKRLLQGQG from the coding sequence ATGGATGTCGAGTTGAAAGCCTTCCTGCTGCGCGCCGAAGATCTGTTGGCGCGCATAGAGCCGCTGCTGCCGTCCCGGCCGCCCAGCATTGATTGGGAGCGCACGCTGGCCGCACGTTGGCAGCGCGACGCACGCAGCGGCTACCTGGCGCCACTGCAGGTCAGTCTGGACATGCAGCTGGAAGACCTGATCGGTATTGATCGGCAACGCGATCTGCTCGCGGCGAACACCCGTCAGTTCGTCGACGGGCTGCCCGCCAACCATGTGCTGCTCTGGGGGGCGCGTGGCACCGGAAAGTCCTCACTGATTCGCGCCCTGTTGGCCGAGTATGCCGCGAGCGGACTGCGCCTGATCGAAATCGAGCGTGATCATCTGGCGGATCTGCCGCGAGTGGTGGAACAGCTAGCTGGGCTGCAACAGGCATTCGTGCTGTTCTGTGACGATTTGTCGTTTGAGGCGGGCGAGGGTGACTATCGAGTGCTCAAGAGCGTGCTCGACGGATCGCTGGAGCGCGCGCCAGAAAACGTTCTGCTGTATGCCACTTCCAATCGGCGGCACCTGGTTCCCGAGCGCCAGAGCGACAACGAGAACTGGCAGATGGTCGATGGTGAGCTGCACCCGAACGAGGCGGTGGAAGACAAGATTGCCTTGTCCGATCGCTTCGGGCTTTGGCTTTCGTTCTATCCGTTCACGCAGCAGCACTATCTCAGCGTGGTGCGCCACTGGATCGATTCGCTGGCAGGTAACGCAAAGTTGCAGTGGAGCTGGGATGAAGCGCTGGAGAAGGATGCGATCCGCTGGGCCAGCGGGCGGGGCAATCGTAACGGCCGTTGTGCCTACCAGTACGCGCGTCAATGGGTAGGCAAACGTTTGCTGCAAGGGCAGGGTTGA
- a CDS encoding SulP family inorganic anion transporter, producing MMKRLARLLPCLEWAKQYDRAAAAKDSLAALIVTLMLIPQSLAYAMLAGLPPVTGLYASMLPLIAYTLFGTSRTLAVGPVAVVSLMTAAALGPLFAAGSAEYVGAAMLLAMLSGVVLVVMAVLRLGFLANFLSHPVISGFISASGILIALGQLKHILGISVAGENALELAAGLIAGLPQTHLPTLAIGLTSLVFLYLVRGHLAKWLHGLGMSPRMAATLSKIGPVAALFLAIAAVSVFQLAELGVRVVGEVPRGLPSLGLPSLDLALAMQLLPAAVLISLVGFVESVSVAQTLAAKRRERIEPNQELVALGGANVAAALSGGFPVTGGFARSVVNFDAGAQTPLAGALTAAGIGLTVLFFTPLFHNLPHAVLAATIIVAVLSLVDLAALRRTWRYSRQDAAAMAATMLGVLLVGVESGIILGVGLSLLLFLWRTSQPHVAVVGQLPGSEHFRNIERFAVVQSPTVLSVRVDESLYFPNARFLEDRIAELVGRYPQAEHLVLMCPGVNLIDASALESLEAITARLHAAGVQLHLSEVKGPVMDRLRRSDFLEHFGGQVFLSQYEALLSLDPQTTHRAVERQRDHLSSMQENAG from the coding sequence ATGATGAAACGGCTGGCCCGCTTGCTGCCATGCCTGGAATGGGCGAAGCAATACGATCGTGCGGCCGCAGCCAAGGACAGCCTGGCCGCGCTGATCGTGACCTTGATGCTGATCCCGCAAAGCCTGGCCTACGCCATGCTCGCGGGCCTGCCTCCAGTGACTGGCCTGTACGCCAGCATGTTGCCGCTGATCGCCTATACCCTCTTCGGCACCAGCCGTACCTTGGCCGTTGGCCCGGTGGCAGTGGTCTCGCTGATGACCGCCGCGGCACTGGGCCCATTGTTTGCCGCGGGCAGCGCGGAATATGTCGGCGCGGCCATGCTCTTGGCGATGCTGTCCGGGGTCGTGCTGGTGGTCATGGCAGTGTTGCGGCTGGGCTTTCTGGCGAATTTTCTCAGCCATCCGGTGATTTCCGGGTTCATCAGCGCGTCGGGGATTCTCATCGCCCTCGGACAGCTGAAGCACATCCTCGGTATTTCCGTTGCCGGCGAAAATGCGCTTGAGCTCGCTGCAGGTTTGATCGCCGGCTTGCCACAGACGCATCTGCCGACCCTTGCCATTGGTCTAACCAGTCTGGTTTTTCTCTATCTGGTCCGCGGCCACCTCGCCAAGTGGCTGCACGGCCTGGGGATGTCCCCGCGCATGGCCGCCACCCTGAGCAAAATAGGCCCGGTCGCCGCACTGTTTCTAGCCATCGCTGCAGTCAGCGTGTTCCAGCTTGCCGAGCTGGGTGTACGAGTGGTCGGAGAGGTGCCCCGCGGCCTGCCATCCCTCGGCCTGCCATCGCTGGATCTGGCGCTGGCCATGCAGCTCCTGCCGGCGGCCGTGCTGATCAGCCTGGTCGGCTTTGTCGAGTCGGTATCGGTAGCCCAGACCCTGGCAGCCAAACGCCGTGAGCGCATCGAACCCAATCAGGAGCTGGTTGCGCTCGGTGGCGCCAATGTCGCCGCGGCGCTCAGCGGTGGCTTTCCGGTAACCGGCGGTTTCGCCCGCTCGGTGGTCAACTTCGACGCTGGCGCCCAGACACCTCTGGCCGGCGCCCTGACCGCCGCAGGTATTGGCCTTACCGTACTGTTCTTCACGCCGCTGTTTCATAACCTGCCCCATGCCGTCCTGGCCGCAACCATCATCGTCGCAGTGCTCAGCCTGGTGGACCTCGCCGCGCTGCGGCGAACGTGGCGCTATTCCCGTCAGGACGCCGCGGCGATGGCTGCAACGATGCTCGGTGTGCTGCTGGTCGGGGTGGAGAGCGGCATCATCCTCGGCGTGGGGCTGTCGCTGCTGCTGTTTCTCTGGCGCACCAGCCAGCCTCATGTCGCCGTGGTTGGCCAGCTGCCCGGCAGCGAGCACTTCCGCAATATCGAACGTTTCGCCGTGGTGCAGAGCCCGACGGTGCTCTCGGTGCGCGTGGATGAAAGCCTGTATTTTCCCAATGCGCGTTTTCTGGAAGATCGCATCGCCGAACTCGTCGGTCGCTACCCGCAAGCCGAGCATCTGGTGCTGATGTGTCCAGGCGTAAACCTGATCGATGCCAGCGCATTGGAAAGTCTCGAAGCCATCACCGCCCGTCTTCACGCTGCCGGCGTCCAGCTGCACCTTTCCGAAGTCAAAGGACCGGTGATGGATCGGCTGCGCCGCAGCGACTTCCTTGAGCACTTCGGCGGCCAGGTGTTCCTCAGCCAGTACGAAGCGTTGCTCTCTTTGGACCCGCAGACCACCCATCGCGCCGTCGAACGACAGCGTGATCATCTTTCCAGCATGCAGGAGAACGCAGGATGA
- the msrB gene encoding peptide-methionine (R)-S-oxide reductase MsrB, whose amino-acid sequence MEKLEKPLDVWREELSDEQFQICRLGATERPFTGKYNDAKTPGIYHCACCDEPLFDADAKFDSGCGWPSYFQPVSATAIASLDDFSHGMHRIEVRCARCDAHLGHVFPDGPKPTGLRYCINSASLNLKPREA is encoded by the coding sequence ATGGAAAAGTTGGAAAAACCGCTCGACGTCTGGCGCGAGGAGCTCTCCGACGAACAGTTCCAGATCTGTCGGCTGGGCGCCACCGAGCGCCCCTTCACCGGCAAGTACAACGACGCCAAGACGCCAGGAATCTACCATTGCGCGTGCTGCGACGAGCCGCTGTTCGATGCGGATGCAAAGTTCGATTCCGGCTGTGGCTGGCCCAGCTATTTTCAGCCGGTCAGCGCTACGGCAATTGCCAGTCTGGATGATTTCAGCCACGGCATGCACCGGATCGAGGTGAGATGCGCGCGCTGCGATGCTCATCTTGGTCATGTGTTTCCGGATGGCCCCAAGCCAACCGGATTGCGCTACTGCATCAATTCTGCCTCCCTCAATCTGAAGCCGCGCGAGGCCTGA
- a CDS encoding ArsR/SmtB family transcription factor — MTPELDIEQLRANAASAGALLKALANPDRLLLLCQLSQGERNVTELEQLLGIQQPTLSQQLAVLRREGLVATRREGKQIYYRISSSEALAVITTLYQLFCERGQQ, encoded by the coding sequence ATGACTCCCGAACTGGATATCGAGCAGCTGCGAGCCAACGCGGCTTCGGCTGGTGCGTTGCTGAAAGCACTGGCAAACCCTGACCGTCTGCTGCTGCTTTGTCAGCTGTCGCAGGGCGAACGGAACGTCACCGAACTGGAGCAGCTCCTCGGCATCCAGCAGCCGACCCTTTCGCAGCAACTTGCAGTGTTGCGGCGTGAGGGGCTTGTCGCTACCCGGCGTGAGGGCAAGCAGATCTACTACCGGATCAGCAGTTCGGAGGCACTCGCAGTGATCACCACCCTGTATCAGCTGTTTTGCGAGAGAGGGCAGCAATGA
- a CDS encoding glutathione S-transferase family protein codes for MSMTVFGVPLSPFVRKVRLCLLEKGLEYRLETVMPFTPPQWYLEINPLGRIPALKDGDCTLADSSVICQYLEETYPETAALYGKNAQERGRVRWLEKYADYELAPLTTFTVFRNRILKPTSGHPCNEEAVKAAMQEKLPPHFDYLEKQLNQQQFFVGDSLSMADIAITCQLINMAHGGEQLDAQRWPNLAAHHARMLELPSVASLLPDEQRMNAKLKEMGKPVTA; via the coding sequence ATGTCAATGACCGTGTTTGGCGTCCCCCTCTCGCCATTCGTGCGTAAAGTGCGCCTTTGCCTGCTCGAAAAAGGGCTCGAATACCGGCTCGAAACGGTTATGCCGTTTACACCACCGCAGTGGTATCTGGAAATCAATCCCCTCGGCCGTATCCCTGCGCTAAAAGATGGTGACTGCACCCTCGCTGACTCGAGCGTCATCTGTCAGTACCTGGAGGAAACCTATCCCGAAACGGCAGCCCTTTACGGTAAGAATGCACAAGAGCGCGGGCGCGTACGCTGGCTGGAAAAATACGCAGACTACGAACTGGCCCCACTGACCACTTTTACCGTTTTTCGTAATCGCATTCTCAAGCCGACCTCCGGCCATCCGTGTAACGAAGAAGCCGTTAAGGCCGCCATGCAGGAAAAGCTCCCGCCACACTTCGACTATTTGGAGAAGCAACTCAACCAGCAGCAGTTCTTCGTTGGCGACAGTCTTTCAATGGCTGACATCGCGATCACCTGCCAGCTGATCAACATGGCCCATGGTGGTGAACAGCTCGACGCGCAACGCTGGCCCAACCTGGCCGCCCACCACGCACGCATGCTGGAGCTACCTTCGGTCGCCAGCCTGCTGCCGGACGAGCAGCGCATGAATGCCAAGCTGAAGGAAATGGGCAAGCCCGTCACAGCCTGA
- a CDS encoding YeeE/YedE family protein, whose product MRKLASFAAGLLFGLGLLLSGMANPAKVIGFLDLAGAWDPSLALVMAGAIGTALVPFTWARKRDRSLLDAPMQLPSKRELDGRLIGGSLLFGVGWGIAGICPGPAVAVLLSGHWQVMLFVAAMLGGMLLFSALERRRIC is encoded by the coding sequence ATGCGCAAACTGGCTTCGTTCGCCGCCGGACTGTTGTTTGGTCTGGGGCTGTTGCTTTCTGGGATGGCCAATCCTGCCAAGGTGATCGGTTTTCTCGATCTCGCAGGTGCGTGGGATCCCTCGCTCGCGCTGGTCATGGCTGGTGCCATCGGCACGGCGCTGGTGCCGTTCACCTGGGCCAGGAAGCGTGATCGCTCATTGCTGGATGCTCCGATGCAGCTGCCCAGCAAGCGTGAGCTCGATGGACGGCTCATCGGCGGCAGCCTGCTGTTCGGGGTGGGCTGGGGAATTGCCGGCATCTGTCCGGGGCCGGCAGTTGCCGTGCTACTGAGCGGTCACTGGCAAGTGATGCTGTTCGTCGCCGCCATGCTTGGCGGGATGCTGTTGTTCTCTGCGCTGGAACGCCGGCGCATTTGCTGA
- a CDS encoding glutathione peroxidase has translation MHDPLLDIPCVTIEGETKTLADFGAKALLIVNTASQCGFTPQYKGLEELWQRYGERGLVVLGFPCNQFGRQEPDGEQEIAAFCERRFGVSFPLFGKVEVNGSDAHPLFIELKKRAPGLLGSKAIKWNFTKFLVTDQGKTVRRYASRTTPQALAEEIEALL, from the coding sequence ATGCACGATCCATTGCTGGACATTCCCTGCGTCACTATCGAGGGAGAAACGAAGACGCTGGCTGACTTCGGTGCCAAGGCGCTGCTGATAGTGAACACCGCCAGTCAGTGCGGCTTTACTCCGCAGTACAAGGGGCTTGAGGAACTGTGGCAGCGTTACGGTGAGCGCGGGCTGGTGGTGCTCGGCTTCCCTTGCAATCAGTTCGGGCGGCAGGAACCGGACGGTGAGCAAGAGATTGCGGCGTTCTGCGAGCGACGCTTCGGGGTCTCCTTTCCGCTGTTCGGCAAGGTTGAAGTCAACGGTAGCGATGCCCATCCCCTGTTCATCGAACTGAAGAAACGTGCGCCTGGCTTGCTGGGAAGCAAGGCGATCAAGTGGAATTTCACCAAGTTTCTCGTCACCGATCAGGGAAAGACGGTCAGGCGCTATGCCTCGAGGACCACTCCGCAGGCGCTCGCGGAGGAGATCGAAGCGTTGCTCTGA
- a CDS encoding pyridoxal phosphate-dependent aminotransferase yields the protein MQVSKSNKLANVCYDIRGPVLKHAKRLEEEGHRILKLNIGNPAPFGFEAPEEILQDVIRNLPTAQGYSDSKGLFSARKAIMQYYQQKQVEGVSIEDIYLGNGVSELIVMSMQALLNNGDEVLIPAPDYPLWTAAVSLAGGKPVHYLCDEQANWWPDLADIKAKITPNTKALVLINPNNPTGAVYPKEVLEGMVELARQHKLVLFSDEIYDKILYDDAVHISTASLAPDVLCLTFNGLSKSYRVAGFRSGWVAISGPKHKAQSYIEGLDILANMRLCANVPAQHAIQTALGGYQSINDLVLPPGRLLEQRNRTWELLNDIPGISCVKPMGALYAFPRIDPKICPIHNDEKFVLDLLLSEKLLIVQGTAFNWPWPDHFRVVTLPRVDDLEQAIGRIGNFLKTYQQ from the coding sequence ATGCAGGTCAGCAAATCGAACAAGCTCGCCAATGTCTGTTACGACATCCGTGGGCCCGTGCTCAAGCACGCCAAACGCCTGGAAGAGGAAGGCCATCGCATCCTCAAGCTGAACATCGGCAACCCGGCGCCGTTCGGTTTCGAAGCACCGGAGGAAATCCTCCAGGACGTGATCCGCAATCTGCCGACCGCCCAGGGCTACAGCGACTCGAAAGGTCTGTTCAGCGCCCGCAAGGCAATCATGCAGTACTACCAGCAGAAGCAGGTGGAAGGCGTCAGCATCGAAGACATCTATCTTGGCAACGGCGTGTCCGAGCTGATCGTGATGTCCATGCAGGCCCTGCTGAACAACGGCGACGAGGTGCTGATTCCTGCGCCGGACTACCCATTGTGGACCGCTGCGGTCAGTCTGGCCGGCGGCAAGCCGGTGCATTACCTCTGCGACGAGCAGGCCAACTGGTGGCCTGACCTGGCCGACATCAAGGCCAAGATCACGCCGAACACCAAAGCCCTGGTGCTGATCAATCCGAACAACCCGACCGGTGCGGTTTACCCGAAAGAAGTGCTCGAAGGCATGGTGGAGCTGGCGCGCCAGCACAAGCTGGTGCTGTTTTCTGACGAGATCTACGACAAGATCCTCTACGACGACGCGGTGCACATTTCCACCGCCTCTCTCGCCCCGGACGTGCTCTGCCTGACCTTCAACGGGCTGTCGAAGTCCTATCGCGTCGCAGGCTTCCGTTCGGGCTGGGTAGCGATTTCCGGGCCGAAGCACAAAGCGCAGAGCTACATCGAAGGCCTGGATATCCTCGCCAACATGCGCCTGTGCGCCAACGTACCGGCGCAGCACGCGATCCAGACCGCACTGGGTGGATATCAGAGCATCAACGATCTGGTACTGCCACCGGGTCGCCTGCTCGAGCAGCGTAATCGCACCTGGGAACTGCTCAACGACATTCCGGGCATCAGCTGCGTCAAACCAATGGGCGCGCTTTACGCATTTCCTCGGATCGACCCGAAGATCTGCCCGATCCACAACGATGAGAAGTTCGTCCTCGACCTGCTGCTTTCCGAGAAGCTGCTGATCGTTCAGGGCACCGCGTTCAACTGGCCGTGGCCGGATCATTTCCGCGTGGTCACCTTGCCCCGCGTGGACGATCTGGAACAGGCCATCGGCCGCATCGGCAACTTCCTCAAGACCTATCAGCAGTAA
- a CDS encoding metal-sensing transcriptional repressor → MNDQTTPSEPADLQHQQQAMLKRLARVEGQVRGIQAMIKRGEDCEAIAQQFSAARSALDKAYRLMLTCLIEEALHDQAQDTGETLDRVRSIFTKYT, encoded by the coding sequence ATGAATGACCAGACCACGCCCAGCGAACCTGCAGACCTGCAGCATCAACAGCAGGCCATGCTGAAACGGCTCGCAAGGGTCGAGGGGCAGGTGCGCGGTATCCAGGCAATGATCAAGCGCGGGGAAGACTGCGAAGCGATCGCCCAGCAGTTCTCGGCTGCTCGTAGCGCACTGGACAAGGCATATCGATTGATGCTGACCTGCCTGATCGAGGAGGCTTTGCATGACCAGGCGCAGGATACCGGTGAGACGCTGGACAGAGTGCGCAGCATTTTCACCAAATACACCTGA